Proteins encoded by one window of Superficieibacter sp. HKU1:
- a CDS encoding phosphoketolase family protein: MTQASSFTDNDLHLLDRYWRAANYLSVGQIYLMDNPLLREPLKPEHIKPRLLGHWGTTPGLNFIYAHLNHAIRQRDLDMIYICGPGHGGPGMVANTWLEGSYSDIYPDISQDAEGMKKLFKQFSFPGGIPSHAAAETPGSINEGGELGYSLSHAFGAVFDNPSLIAACVIGDGEAETGPLASSWHGIKFLNAARDGIVLPILHLNGYKIANPTILGRESDDSLRQYFSGLGYTPLLVSGHEPEKMHRQMAQTLAEALDAIERYQQQARRGEAADDLPRWPMIILRSPKGWTGPQTVDGKKVEDFWRAHQVPVSACRENDEHRQILERWMRSYHPEELFDERGQLKAELQALAPKGDKRMGATPWANGGRLRRELITPSLHDYAIDVQSPGETQAESTDALGSYLAGIFQRNADNFRLFGPDETASNRLGKVFNVTSRTWQEPIKPYDEQLAADGRVMEILSEHQCQGWLEGYLLTGRHGLFNCYEAFIHIVDSMFNQHAKWLKVSRTLPWRKPVSSLNYLLSSHVWRQDHNGYSHQDPGFIDHVANKKADIVRIYLPPDANTLLCVADHCLKTWDRINVIIAGKQPAPQWLTLEEAQKHCAAGMGIWHWAGNEQSGGAPDVVMACAGDVPTMEALAAVDLLREYLPDLHVRVVNVVDLLALQTKEQHPHGLSDDDFDALFTPDKPVIFAFHGYPSLIHRLTYLRNNHRNFHVRGFMEEGTTTTPFDMTVMNGLDRFHLAQEAILRVPQLQGKADDILDTLQEKIAEHHRYVREHGEDLPEVQGWKWPSQQGGENIPE; this comes from the coding sequence ATGACTCAGGCATCCTCTTTTACCGATAACGATCTTCATCTGCTCGATCGCTACTGGCGCGCGGCTAACTATCTTTCGGTGGGACAAATCTACCTGATGGATAATCCGCTGCTGCGCGAACCCCTAAAGCCGGAACACATTAAGCCGCGCCTGCTCGGCCACTGGGGCACCACGCCGGGCCTGAATTTTATCTATGCGCACCTTAACCATGCCATTCGCCAGCGCGACCTCGATATGATTTATATCTGCGGTCCAGGCCACGGCGGACCGGGGATGGTGGCGAATACCTGGCTGGAAGGCAGCTACAGCGATATTTACCCTGATATCAGTCAGGACGCTGAAGGGATGAAAAAACTGTTTAAACAATTTTCATTCCCCGGCGGTATTCCCAGCCACGCCGCGGCGGAAACGCCCGGCTCGATTAACGAAGGCGGTGAGCTCGGCTATTCGCTGTCGCATGCGTTTGGCGCGGTGTTTGATAACCCGTCGTTAATTGCGGCCTGTGTAATTGGCGATGGTGAAGCGGAAACCGGGCCGCTGGCCTCAAGCTGGCACGGCATCAAATTTCTTAATGCCGCCCGCGACGGCATAGTGCTGCCGATCCTGCATCTTAACGGCTATAAAATTGCTAACCCGACCATTCTGGGGCGCGAAAGCGACGACAGCCTGCGTCAGTATTTCAGCGGTCTGGGCTATACGCCGCTGCTGGTCAGCGGACACGAACCGGAGAAAATGCACCGGCAAATGGCGCAGACGCTGGCAGAAGCGCTGGATGCTATTGAGCGTTATCAGCAACAGGCCCGACGCGGTGAAGCTGCCGATGATCTGCCCCGCTGGCCGATGATTATTCTGCGCAGTCCAAAAGGCTGGACCGGGCCACAAACCGTAGACGGTAAAAAAGTTGAAGATTTCTGGCGCGCGCATCAGGTTCCGGTTTCCGCCTGCCGGGAAAATGATGAGCACCGGCAGATCCTGGAGCGCTGGATGCGCAGCTATCACCCGGAGGAGTTGTTCGATGAGCGCGGACAGCTTAAGGCTGAATTACAGGCGCTGGCCCCCAAAGGGGATAAACGGATGGGCGCTACGCCCTGGGCCAACGGCGGAAGGCTGCGCCGCGAACTGATTACCCCGTCGCTGCATGACTACGCGATAGACGTTCAGTCACCGGGAGAAACCCAGGCCGAGTCCACCGACGCGCTCGGCAGCTACCTCGCTGGTATATTCCAGCGCAACGCCGATAATTTCCGCCTGTTCGGGCCGGATGAAACCGCCTCCAACCGGCTGGGTAAAGTCTTCAACGTCACCAGCCGCACCTGGCAGGAGCCGATAAAACCGTATGACGAACAGCTGGCTGCGGATGGCCGGGTGATGGAGATCCTCAGCGAGCACCAGTGTCAGGGCTGGCTGGAGGGGTATTTGCTTACCGGTCGGCACGGTCTGTTTAACTGTTATGAAGCCTTTATTCATATCGTCGATTCGATGTTTAATCAGCACGCCAAGTGGCTTAAGGTCTCCCGAACCCTGCCGTGGCGCAAACCGGTCTCTTCGCTTAACTATCTGCTGTCGTCGCATGTCTGGCGGCAGGATCACAATGGTTACAGCCATCAGGACCCGGGGTTTATCGATCATGTCGCCAATAAGAAAGCGGATATTGTGCGCATTTATTTACCGCCGGATGCCAATACCCTGCTGTGCGTGGCAGATCACTGCCTGAAAACCTGGGATCGCATAAATGTGATTATTGCCGGGAAACAACCCGCGCCGCAGTGGCTGACGCTGGAGGAGGCGCAGAAGCACTGCGCGGCGGGAATGGGCATCTGGCACTGGGCCGGAAACGAGCAGAGCGGCGGCGCGCCGGATGTGGTGATGGCCTGCGCGGGCGACGTGCCGACCATGGAAGCCCTGGCGGCGGTGGATCTGCTGCGCGAGTACCTTCCCGATCTGCATGTGCGGGTGGTTAACGTGGTTGACCTGCTGGCATTGCAAACGAAAGAGCAGCATCCGCACGGGCTGAGTGACGACGATTTTGACGCCCTCTTCACCCCGGATAAACCGGTGATTTTTGCCTTCCACGGCTACCCAAGCCTGATCCACCGGCTAACCTACCTGCGTAACAACCATCGTAATTTCCACGTCCGCGGCTTTATGGAAGAAGGCACCACCACCACCCCGTTTGATATGACGGTGATGAACGGGCTGGACCGTTTCCACCTTGCGCAGGAGGCGATCCTGCGTGTTCCGCAGTTGCAGGGTAAAGCCGACGATATTCTGGATACGCTACAGGAGAAAATCGCCGAACATCATCGCTACGTGCGCGAACATGGCGAAGATCTGCCCGAGGTGCAGGGATGGAAATGGCCGTCGCAGCAGGGCGGCGAAAATATACCGGAGTAG